A DNA window from Mus pahari chromosome 13, PAHARI_EIJ_v1.1, whole genome shotgun sequence contains the following coding sequences:
- the Castor1 gene encoding cytosolic arginine sensor for mTORC1 subunit 1, which yields MELHILEHRVRVLSIARPGLWLYTHPLIKLLFLPCRSRCKFFSLTETPEDYTLMVDEEGFKELPSSEFLQVAEATWLVMNVSHSGSVVQAAGVTKIARSVIAPLAEHHVSVLMLSTYQTDFILVREQDLSVVIHTLAREFRIYREVGGEPVPVTRDDSSNGFPQTQHGPSPTVHPIQSPQNRFCVLTLDPETLPAVATTLIDVLFYSHSVPKEAASGGPESTSIPFFAFSLIEGYISIVMDAEIQKKFPSDLLLTSSSGELWRMVRIGGQPLGFDECGIVAQIAGPLAAVDISAYYISTFNFDHALVPEDEISCVIDILQRRQEGQASKDPSGNTRLPAFP from the exons ATGGAACTTCACATCCTAGAGCACCGGGTGCGAGTCCTGAGCATTGCCCGTCCGGGCCTCTGGCTCTACACCCACCCGCTCATCAAGCTGCTCTTCCTGCCCTGTCGCAGCCG gTGCAAGTTCTTCAGCCTGACTGAGACTCCGGAAGATTACACTCTCATGGTGGATGAGGAGGGCTTTAAAG AGCTACCCTCGTCTGAGTTCCTGCAAGTGGCTGAGGCCACATGGCTGGTGATGAACGTATCTCATAGTGGCTCGGTGGTACAGGCTGCTGGAGTAACCAAGATTGCCCGGTCTGTCATTGCCCCGCTGGCTgaacaccatgtgtctgttctgaTGTTGTCCACGTACCAGACAGACTTCATCCTG GTGCGGGAGCAGGACCTGTCTGTGGTGATCCACACACTGGCCCGGGAGTTCCGAATCTACCGTGAAGTAGGCGGGGAGCCTGTGCCTGTTACCAGAGACGATTCCAGCAATGGCTTTCCCCAAACCCAGCACG GGCCCAGTCCCACGGTGCATCCCATTCAGAGCCCACAGAACCGCTTTTGTGTCCTCACACTGGACCCTGAGACACTGCCGGCTGTCGCCACCACCCTCATCGATGTCCTCTTCTACTCCCACAG TGTCCCCAAGGAGGCAGCCTCGGGCGGTCCTGAATCAACTTCCATTCCGTTCTTCGCTTTCTCCCTCATCGAGGGCTACATCTCCATTGTCATGGATGCAGAGATCCAGAAAAA GTTCCCCAGTGACCTCCTGCTGACCAGTTCTTCTGGGGAGCTGTGGAGGATGGTGCGCATTGGGGGACAGCCCCTGGGCTTCG ATGAATGTGGGATTGTGGCCCAGATCGCGGGTCCCCTGGCAGCTGTTGACATCTCTGCTTACTACATCAGCACATTCAACTTTGACCATGCGCTG gttcctgaagATGAGATCAGCTGTGTCATTGATATTCTCCAGCGAAGGCAGGAAGGCCAGGCCTCCAAGGATCCATCAGGAAACACCAGACTCCCAGCATTCCCGTAA